One part of the Melioribacteraceae bacterium genome encodes these proteins:
- a CDS encoding DUF4115 domain-containing protein, with amino-acid sequence MNEALKKFATELKTSREAKEISLNYIASRTKIDIRFLQAIEEGNFDLLPEIYMRAFIREYAQFSEIDVKEVLKKFDLAKRGLLEENSSQEKEPDESSAAEQTMSEKVETKPAQKIMEETEPDSKEPADHQVTAEIPPKKIEIKNLYVLSFSVLVIMLLIAYFIFFNGPSKEIIADIPDQDRIEQSGERFELEATPQANEYMPEDDSLKLDLTGLGRVWVKVQSDSRIIFQGFLLEKQNSSFKALNEFRVSVGNAGLISMDLNGKQLQIPGARGEIRNYIINSDTVKSYILSVPSKNETGSPN; translated from the coding sequence ATGAATGAAGCTTTAAAAAAATTTGCGACAGAATTAAAAACTTCCCGAGAAGCTAAAGAAATATCACTCAACTATATTGCCAGCCGGACAAAAATCGATATCAGATTTCTTCAGGCAATTGAAGAAGGCAATTTTGATCTCTTACCTGAAATTTACATGCGTGCGTTTATAAGGGAATATGCTCAATTCTCCGAAATTGATGTTAAAGAAGTCTTAAAAAAATTCGATCTTGCTAAACGCGGCCTGCTTGAAGAAAATTCCTCACAGGAAAAAGAACCGGATGAATCCTCAGCCGCGGAACAGACAATGAGTGAAAAGGTTGAAACAAAACCTGCTCAAAAAATCATGGAGGAAACCGAACCGGATTCTAAAGAACCGGCAGATCATCAAGTAACCGCAGAGATTCCTCCCAAAAAAATTGAAATAAAAAATTTATATGTCCTTTCATTTTCCGTGCTTGTTATAATGTTATTAATTGCCTATTTCATTTTTTTCAATGGTCCGTCCAAAGAAATTATTGCTGATATACCCGACCAGGACAGGATTGAACAATCCGGCGAACGTTTTGAACTGGAAGCAACGCCTCAGGCCAACGAATATATGCCTGAAGACGATAGCCTTAAGCTGGATTTAACAGGCTTGGGCCGTGTTTGGGTAAAAGTCCAATCCGATAGTAGAATTATTTTTCAGGGTTTCCTTTTGGAAAAACAGAACTCTTCTTTCAAGGCGCTGAATGAATTTAGAGTTTCAGTTGGTAATGCCGGATTAATTTCAATGGATCTAAATGGCAAACAATTGCAGATACCGGGAGCCAGGGGGGAAATAAGAAACTACATAATTAATTCAGATACAGTGAAATCATATATATTATCAGTACCGTCAAAGAATGAAACCGGATCCCCAAACTAG
- the ligA gene encoding NAD-dependent DNA ligase LigA has protein sequence MKPDPQTRIDQLRKLIKEHDYNYFVLARPTISDYEYDRLLNELIQIEKENPHLVTPDSPTQRVGSDISNEFRTVTHSIPMLSLSNSYSEDEILDFDRRVREGLPAHEKIEYVCELKIDGVSVSLKYRNGRLITAATRGDGTTGEEITNNIRTIRSVPLTIEKVPGKDLNLVEVRGEIYMEVEQFNRLNEERELNGEKTFANPRNSTAGTIKLLDPRIVARRPLQIFVYYLFSESDQLVTHSENLELLQKLGFRVNKNYKLCTSLDEVFSFCRFWEEKRETLPYEIDGVVIKVNSLNLQKILGSIAKSPRWAIAFKFKARQAKTKLNRITWQVGRTGTLTPVAELDPVFLAGSTISRATLHNIDEIRRKDIREGDAVIIEKGGDVIPKVVSVVLDNRPKDLKIVVPPDKCPVCNSSLFRPVDEVAIYCENNSCPAQVKGRLLHFASRGAMDISGLGESLINLFVDSGFLSSYSDIYYLANRRDELIGIDRLGEKSIDNLLNAISESRKRPFDKVLFALGIRYVGAGAAKKLVQYFLSIDKLIEARQEEIENVPEIGPSISMSIKRFFSDRNNIKEIERLRDIGLSFSTHAKSEKSLKLNGASFVLTGTLPNYSREEAKELIEKNGGVVVSSVSKKTNFVLAGENAGSKLDKAVSLGIKILTEDQFLEMIR, from the coding sequence ATGAAACCGGATCCCCAAACTAGAATTGATCAACTCCGAAAGCTGATTAAAGAACACGATTATAACTATTTTGTTCTTGCCAGACCAACAATCAGCGATTATGAATACGACCGGCTCCTCAATGAACTGATTCAAATCGAGAAAGAGAATCCACATTTAGTTACACCTGATTCACCGACTCAGAGAGTAGGGTCGGATATATCTAACGAATTCAGAACTGTCACACATTCAATTCCGATGCTCAGTTTATCCAATTCCTACAGCGAAGATGAAATTCTAGATTTCGACAGGAGAGTAAGGGAAGGCCTCCCGGCGCATGAGAAAATTGAATACGTATGCGAACTTAAAATTGACGGTGTTTCAGTCAGTCTGAAATATAGAAATGGAAGACTTATAACCGCAGCTACGCGGGGCGACGGAACTACAGGTGAGGAAATAACAAACAATATCAGGACAATTAGATCCGTACCACTTACAATTGAAAAAGTACCCGGAAAGGATTTAAACCTTGTAGAAGTACGCGGTGAAATATACATGGAAGTTGAACAGTTTAACAGGCTGAACGAAGAACGCGAGCTAAACGGTGAAAAGACTTTCGCAAATCCGCGTAATTCAACCGCAGGTACAATAAAATTATTAGATCCCAGAATTGTTGCCCGGCGGCCTCTTCAGATCTTTGTCTATTATCTTTTTTCCGAATCTGATCAGCTTGTTACTCATTCTGAAAATCTGGAGCTTCTTCAAAAACTCGGCTTCAGGGTAAATAAGAATTACAAACTGTGCACATCCTTAGACGAGGTTTTTTCTTTCTGCCGGTTCTGGGAGGAAAAAAGAGAAACACTTCCATATGAAATTGACGGAGTGGTTATAAAAGTTAATTCGCTAAATCTTCAGAAAATATTAGGTAGTATTGCAAAATCGCCCAGATGGGCAATCGCATTTAAGTTTAAAGCCCGTCAGGCAAAAACTAAGTTGAACAGAATAACCTGGCAGGTTGGAAGAACCGGAACTCTTACTCCTGTAGCTGAACTTGATCCGGTCTTTTTAGCCGGTTCAACCATTAGCCGCGCTACTCTCCATAATATCGACGAGATAAGGAGAAAAGATATCCGGGAGGGCGATGCTGTTATAATTGAAAAAGGCGGGGATGTAATTCCCAAAGTAGTCTCTGTTGTTCTCGATAATCGTCCCAAAGATTTAAAGATTGTTGTTCCTCCGGATAAATGTCCGGTCTGTAATTCCTCTCTATTCAGGCCCGTGGATGAAGTGGCGATTTATTGCGAGAATAATTCATGCCCTGCGCAGGTTAAGGGAAGACTTCTTCATTTTGCATCCAGGGGTGCAATGGATATCTCAGGGCTCGGAGAATCATTGATAAACTTATTTGTCGATTCAGGGTTTTTAAGCAGCTATTCCGATATCTATTATCTTGCCAATCGAAGGGACGAATTAATCGGAATAGATCGTCTTGGAGAAAAGAGCATCGATAATCTTCTTAATGCCATTAGTGAAAGTAGGAAAAGACCATTTGATAAAGTCCTGTTTGCTTTGGGTATACGCTATGTTGGAGCCGGCGCAGCTAAAAAACTCGTGCAGTACTTCTTATCGATCGATAAACTTATTGAAGCCCGGCAAGAAGAGATTGAAAATGTTCCGGAAATCGGGCCGAGTATTAGCATGAGCATTAAAAGATTCTTTTCCGATCGGAATAATATTAAAGAAATTGAAAGACTAAGAGATATCGGTTTAAGTTTCTCGACGCATGCAAAATCGGAAAAATCACTAAAGCTCAATGGGGCTTCATTTGTTTTAACCGGTACTTTACCGAACTACTCAAGGGAGGAAGCCAAAGAATTGATTGAAAAGAACGGCGGAGTAGTTGTCTCTTCCGTTAGTAAAAAAACTAATTTTGTCCTCGCCGGCGAAAATGCGGGCTCAAAACTCGATAAAGCGGTTTCGCTGGGTATAAAAATTCTTACAGAGGATCAGTTTCTGGAAATGATAAGGTGA
- the rsmB gene encoding 16S rRNA (cytosine(967)-C(5))-methyltransferase RsmB: MSDEQKTVSGSLNLYQGVRGFAVKILNRIDRTDAYLDKLLEIELKNSNLSGPDKALLFEIVHGVMRWMGRIDWILNGFYKGQFSKVVPNIKNALRVALYQILFLDKVPDYAAVNEAVEFVKKLQGQKYADVANGVLRNIIRNKEGIRYPNPDEDPVAYLSAYYSHPSWIVKRWTARFGKEETERLLIANNNKPVLTLRVNNLVTTKSDFKKLLDSVQLKYSDSKAVEQFIRLSSLSNITDWEYFAKGFFSVQDESTGFPVLLLDVKPGMRVLDLCAAPGGKTAFIAELMENNGEIVALDRFESRLKILNKNLDRLKVSIVNTIAIDANEFSDEKGFDRVLIDAPCSGLGTLTKKPDLKWKKDLGDIRKIVNIQQDLIRKGASLLKPGGYLVYSTCTIEPEENFENVKKFLNENQDFKLVDASSIIPGEFVSPEGFVQTFPHIHDFDGSFAVKLVREH, from the coding sequence ATGAGCGATGAACAGAAAACCGTTTCAGGTAGTTTGAATCTTTATCAGGGTGTTAGGGGCTTTGCAGTAAAAATATTGAATCGAATTGACAGAACCGATGCCTATCTCGATAAACTCCTTGAAATTGAATTAAAAAACTCGAACCTCTCCGGCCCGGATAAAGCTCTTTTGTTTGAAATTGTCCATGGCGTTATGAGATGGATGGGCAGAATCGACTGGATTCTGAATGGATTTTATAAAGGGCAATTCTCTAAAGTTGTACCGAATATTAAAAATGCTTTGAGAGTAGCTCTTTACCAGATCCTTTTTCTTGATAAAGTACCCGACTACGCGGCGGTGAATGAAGCTGTTGAGTTCGTAAAAAAGCTTCAGGGACAGAAATATGCTGATGTAGCCAATGGTGTTTTGAGAAATATAATACGCAACAAGGAGGGAATTAGATATCCCAATCCTGATGAAGATCCTGTTGCATACCTCAGCGCTTACTACTCTCATCCCTCCTGGATTGTAAAAAGGTGGACTGCACGTTTCGGTAAAGAGGAAACAGAACGATTACTTATAGCCAACAACAACAAACCCGTTCTTACACTTCGTGTCAACAATCTTGTAACAACTAAAAGCGACTTTAAAAAGCTTCTTGATTCAGTGCAGCTGAAATATTCTGATAGTAAAGCAGTTGAACAGTTTATTCGTTTAAGCTCCCTTTCCAACATTACCGATTGGGAATACTTTGCAAAAGGATTTTTTTCTGTTCAGGATGAAAGTACCGGATTCCCTGTTCTATTGCTTGATGTTAAACCCGGTATGCGGGTTCTTGACCTTTGTGCAGCACCCGGCGGTAAAACCGCCTTTATTGCTGAACTGATGGAGAACAATGGTGAAATAGTTGCTTTGGACCGTTTCGAAAGCCGTTTAAAGATTCTCAATAAAAATCTTGACCGTCTTAAAGTCTCTATCGTAAATACAATTGCAATTGATGCTAATGAGTTCTCTGACGAGAAGGGATTCGACCGTGTCCTAATTGACGCGCCATGTTCGGGACTCGGGACTCTAACAAAAAAACCTGATCTTAAATGGAAGAAAGACTTGGGTGATATCAGAAAAATTGTTAATATTCAGCAGGATTTAATTAGAAAGGGAGCATCACTCCTGAAGCCCGGCGGCTACCTCGTCTACAGTACATGTACTATTGAGCCGGAAGAGAATTTCGAAAATGTTAAGAAATTCTTAAATGAAAATCAGGATTTTAAACTCGTTGATGCATCCTCTATTATTCCCGGAGAATTTGTGAGTCCGGAAGGATTTGTTCAAACATTTCCTCATATTCATGATTTTGACGGCTCTTTTGCCGTAAAACTGGTTAGGGAACATTAA
- a CDS encoding STAS domain-containing protein yields MSENINFELRRSGDITVFKLNEKRFDASIAGFVKGEFTILMHTEEVKKLVIDLSEVEYCDSSGLSAILLAFRILQSNEGHIRLASPTKNVKTLIEISQLDRVLTICNTVNEAVKDLESI; encoded by the coding sequence ATGAGCGAAAATATCAATTTTGAACTTAGGCGGTCGGGGGATATTACCGTTTTTAAATTAAATGAAAAACGGTTCGATGCATCGATTGCTGGTTTTGTAAAAGGCGAGTTTACTATCCTTATGCACACCGAAGAAGTAAAAAAACTCGTGATAGATCTCTCTGAAGTCGAATATTGCGACAGTTCAGGTTTAAGCGCCATCCTTCTTGCTTTCCGAATATTACAGTCGAACGAAGGCCATATTAGATTGGCATCTCCTACTAAGAATGTAAAAACATTGATCGAAATTTCCCAGTTGGACAGAGTTTTAACAATCTGTAATACTGTTAACGAAGCAGTAAAAGACTTGGAAAGTATATAG
- the rpmE gene encoding 50S ribosomal protein L31: MKTGIHPTYRKCEVSCVCGNTFVTRSTVSSIKLEICSECHPFFTGKQKIVDSTGRVERFKKKYGFKQA; the protein is encoded by the coding sequence ATGAAAACAGGTATTCATCCAACCTACAGAAAATGTGAAGTTTCATGTGTTTGCGGAAATACATTCGTAACACGCTCAACAGTAAGCAGTATTAAGCTCGAAATTTGTTCCGAATGCCATCCATTCTTTACCGGAAAACAGAAAATTGTCGATTCTACCGGTCGTGTTGAAAGATTCAAAAAGAAATATGGTTTTAAACAAGCTTAA